One Salvia miltiorrhiza cultivar Shanhuang (shh) chromosome 6, IMPLAD_Smil_shh, whole genome shotgun sequence genomic window, CTTGCACAATATTTCCCGGAGGTTCAGCTACTGATGCTTTCTCTAGATTTCCGTAATTTTAGAAGCTATTGGGAAACTGAGCTGAATTGAGTGATTTGTTTCCCAGATTCGGAAAATGCTGGAACAGGATGTGACTGGGAAGTGTTCTTTCAGTGATTGCTTGCATATTGGCGAACCTGGGTGTCTAGTCAAAGGAGACTGGGAAAGATTCTCGTACTATGTTCAACTGCTCGATGAGATTAAGGTTAGAGAGGAGTTTCAGCTCAGGACATTTGGAACTAAAAGAGAGAGTGGTGTGAGGTATGTTCATTTTAGATTATTATCTCACATCAATGCATATCTTCACGTTATTGAAGAAGTCTTATTGAGTTTCAGATTGGTACTAATTGAGATTGAATAAATTTTTTGTCTAACTTCTATGTACCTTTTCTCCATGCCAAAGCTTTTAATTGATATCTGATACATGGCTTATGAAACCTATATGTTTCCCCCTTCTTGGTGTTGGATGGTTATGTGTATACCTGCATTGCTTCAAAAAATCTCATCGTATCTGCGATGGGATTTGGTTTAGGCTCAAGGTTGGAGGATTGGGTGTGAAGCAAGCTGAACCAAGATTAGAACCCAAGAAACACAGGAGGCAATCACGTAAGACAGTAAACCAGTCCATACTAGACGAGTTAGATGATGATGACGACGACAACGAAACACTGGATAGTGAAAATCCCATTCTGAGGGCAATGAAAGATGAAAATAAATGAGGCAACTCAGGTATTACAGAATAGCTATACAATAGCTATACGTTGTAAATAGACTTCCACTTTCCTGAGCAAGGTGGCTCAAGCAGTCAAGTGAATGAGATTAGTAGTGTTCATAGTGATAAGGCTTCACGACTCATCTTTTTGTATCTCGAAGAAGGATacctttcattttctttttggtatATATCGAATTAGAAGATGATTTCTATTATCAGAACCTATCACCTGGCCACCGTAGGCAAGCACAACATGCTCACCATTAATGTGGAGAATTAACATattttactctaattaaaattatcttactctaattaagatTGCTACATCAGCGGTGAACACATTATATTTGTCCACGGTGGCTAGGTGATCGTTTATGTTTCTATTATTACTTTGTGAATTATCCTACCTGCCTTGGAGCATCTCTAACGGGGCTTGGCGAGTGGGCGCGTGCCTAGCTCGCGCTAGCTCCATACCGTTGCCCCCAGTGCGTACTCGTCGCACAAATCCGCACCCGGCTAGGGTGAAAGAGAGAATGATGTGTTCATGCACCGCCCAATAGGATAATTGcataaaacagaaaaaaataaaaataaataaataaattgaaaagactGGGCAACGGTAGAAATGGcagaattgtttttttttttttttttgtgtagcTGTTGCAATggcactctttctttctctttctattctttttcttttctttttaatacatttttcttttataaatacaataatTCTCCATTTCAATTTTCACactaatttcttttttcttcttcatcttctttattctatttcaatttatctttttttcattttattgtgTTAGAAAAAATAGAGGATAATTGAGAAAATTGGTGGAGTAATCACCCCCAAAATCTGCTCTCATCTCGGAGTAATCCAAATTTATCTTCCTCTAATTTTTTTACTAATGTGgtgttaaattttaatttaaatgctatttatgttgtttaatttaattaaaaaatacattaaaattaaagataaaaaaattaagagccTAGATGTAGAGAGCTGCACCATCGTGGAGAAGGAGCTCAGAAATGGTAGGGACTATTTAAAATCCTCTTGAGGGGCTCAggattggagatgctcttagttAGTTGGAGATGATGTTTCATCTTTTGTTCGAGATTGTCGCcacatatattttatgtatagtTATGGAATTATTGCTATTCGTTTTCATGTATAGTTATGGAATTTCTAAAATGCATATGACGTATTGGCGACAATCCAACAATTGAAATAGAAGATAAATTAGTATTTTTTCGTTCACGATAAATGTGGTGTGAATGAGAGGgcatgagttttaaaaaaatattgaaatatgTGTATAAAATAGAGAACGAGACCCATTAAAATTGATTtgttagtaattaataaattgtttgtgagtttatttttatttttttaaatattatgtgTTAATTAGGgaaatagtatcatttagaATAGAGGGTCTCGCTTGACTTAATAGCATGGTTGATGCCTGAGGCCGAACATCTCATGTTCGAGTTTATCATCATTGTGATTTTTCAATATgtctgttattttttttttcgaaaatagaGTTAATTATAGTTTTTGAGAGGTTTATCTCCTGTTTGTTTTTCAGGGGTTATGTGTTTTGTGTCCTAAGCAAGTGCCTACTTAATGCATTGCTAGCTAGCTTTCATCGTTGGTGGAGTTGCTTGAGCATATGAGTCGATTCGTGTATAAGTCCTCTGTAACTCATCTTTAGGTAGTAGAAAATTTCTCCTATGGGTGGCCCCTAGACATAAGTGTGATTACACCAAACTGGGTAACCAAGTTGTGTGTGTGTCTGCTGTTTTCATTATTGTTTTTTGTATAATCGTTTTTGTGTTAGCAGCATCACTGCAAGTTCTCAATCGTCTATTATTCACATATTATCGCAATGtgggtttgattttttttttcaattttagtacTTTAAAAGTTGTTattaaaatcataaattttacaaataaaggaaaaattattgatttttatataattaaatttgtaaaattaataatttcaataacaatttataagatattagaattaaaataaatcgatAAAAAAATGATAGTGTTGATATGCTCACAATAGATACGCAGTGTATCATTGCACTACGTACGTATGTATGTGTGCTGCTGCAAGCTTAAAGGTTAATAAGTCATCTACTATAGCATCTGTGAAACCGTTTGTAATTCAGTATTTTGAAAGCAAATaagtttgattttaaaattacTTATTAACATAACATTGGGTATACAACGTTTATGTGAAGGCATACACAAATATGTGTATGCAATTTTCCTAGAATGTATCATAAAATATACCCACAAATTAGGTTTATGGCGATGTAGCAACTAGAGGTAGTTCAAAGCATCGCATCCTAATACTTCAACTTCAACTTCAACAAACAACTCTTTTCTTTTGAGGGAAACTTCAACAAACAACTCTTCTTCACCAATTTTTATACCCTTTTTTCACAAGCAAAAACATCATATTTTTGTCCCATGTTTTAACCAACTCGGCCTTAATCAGTTTTTActtcacttaaaaaataaataaaaaatcgacATGTACGTTACGATAAGAAATGCCAacttctatttttattttttctaagaaaaaaaatgattttgacATTTAGTCAACCCCTAATCTTTAAAGTATGAGATCTCGTGTACTTCTAAATTAAActtgaatttcaaatttgttTGCTCGAGTGAGTAACCGTTACCATTTCATTATTAATCGGTAAAAGTTAGTTAAGAAAAAGAATCTTGTCTTCTATGAAGTAATTAAGTTGTCCAtagctatatatataacacATACGTCATTTCTCACTTGACCAAGTGTTATGATTCTAACTATATCAACTAATTATTGTGCATTactcaagaaataaattgaatcaAAACCCTCATGATAACAAACCGTTAAATGGACtagtttaaaaatataaataattaattcaatgCCATTTATTTTTCTAGTTTTAACTAATTTTACTTATCATCATATATAAAATAACCAACaccatgatattttattttattttagaataaTGTCATCGTTTTGAAGAGGTGGTGCTTGTTTTTTAAAGGGGGAAAAAAACTGAAGCAAAGTCAGCAGTCacaatatttttaaatcatCTAGGATAATTATTGGTCCAACAATAAGACCATAAATTTTGCATATTGAGTTACTCTATTAACTTATCTAAACATATGAAAAATACCAATCAATACATTATTACGAGctaattataaaatttcatcaaatcttcatatggtacatgtttttaaatttaaatctaGATTTCAGCTCAATCTACTCTTGGTTCCATTTGGAATAACTCAACTATAATTgatattttctcaaaatcttaaattcaaattttcacaAACAATATTTTGGATCTATCATGCTTAAATTTTGGATCGCGACTCAATCCGCAGGCAAAGTGGCGACTGGTTTTGTGGTGTGGTGTGTATatgtgtgagagagaaagagaaacaaaaaagaaaaacatcaCATTATccaaaatttattaaataaattattggaACATAATTTGCgattaaagaaaagaaatcgAACGTTGAAAATATTCTTGAAAAAGGAATGGGGCCCACCAcgaaaaaagaattaaaaagtGGGTTTTGAGCAGACTTCGACTCTCGTCTACGCCTACGCATGGCCCCACCTTTTTGCGTCCCAACGTCTCTGCTTTTCTCGTTTGAATTTCAAATCTCTTCTTACTTACTCGCTGCCATTAAACAAGAACAAAACTTTCATACCTCTCACCTCAAACTAACAttctattatattaaaataatgataatcATATTCTTTCATCATTCCTGCTTTCCATTTTTAGTTTAATGTCGTTTTGATCTCTTCTATcctctgcaaaaaaaaaaaaaacaatgggAGATTCTGCTTGTCTCTTGCATGGCTTCTCTTATGCTTCTGCTGTACCAAATGAATCCAAACAGGTaccatatattaaaaaaatttaatctttttttctttttcttcatttattttgGTTTTCTTGAACTTAGGCTTTGTAGTGGTAAGTAAATCAAGAATTTATTTTCATGTGTGCAGTTTTGATTTCTCAGCTCTTacattttgtttgatttgattGTAAAGAAATTGAGATTGAAAAATGCAGGGGAATCACATGCACGCTTTAGGGGAATCCATCTCATTTGGAAGGTTCACAGCAGATTCCTTGTCTTGGGAGAGATGGTCCACATTCCCTCACAAGAAATACGTGGAGGAGGCCGAGAGGTACGCGCGCCCAGGCTCCGTCGCGCAGAAGAAGGCCTTCTTCGAGGCTCACTACAAGCGGATTGCTGCTCAAAGGGCTGCTGCAGCAGCTCTGCTCGAGCAAGAAAATGCTGCCAACGCTCAAAATGAAGGACTTGTTGCTgtcaatgatgatgatgatgctgatCATGAGGTGGGGAAACCGGACTTTGTCGATTTGGGAAGTGGGAATTTCAAGAATCGTGATGTGAAGCGAGGTGATGGAGGGAGGATTAGCaatggggagagagagagagagaatggtgtGGTGATTGGAATTGAAGTATCAAATGTGAAGAGGAGTCATTCAGTTAAAAGGAGTAATCTTGAAAATGGTGCTGCAGTTTCTGCTGCTTCAGAGAGTAGTGAGACTTCACAGATAGAGAAGCCATTGCTGAAGGTGGTTTTGCTAATTGCTATCTCTATTTTGTCTTCACTTTCAATGTTTGGACATTTTGTGTCTGAAATTCTTGATCCCTTTTGCAGCACAAATCTGTTGATAGTGAGGAGGTCTCATCAGGGATGAGCAAGAGAAGGACTGGCCTTTCTTCAATGAAGGCGTCGGCTCATCACAAAACGCGCAGAATCCCATCCACACCTGCAAAGCCCATCATGACTCCACAGCTCAACAGAGAGAGCAATGCCAATCACAGCACGAGGAGGCCTAATGTGGACGCGTTGGAAGGGAAAAGATCGTCTCCAAAGTCACTGCGTGCCTTGCTGAGCTTGGGTTCTTTCAGGGAGTCTGATAGAgacttggcttccaagaacaaGAGGGCCGAGAGCTCGGGCCTTGCACGAAGCTCCTCTAGAACGCCTAACGATTGCTCGACTCCTTTCAAGACTCCTGCTCCGGTGATTCCTTGTGGCACTCAATCTAATATATTGGTGCTTTTTGTTACAGTAAAGAATTGAGTAGTGATGCTAATCCTcatttctcatttctcattgCAGGCTTCTACTAAGAGTGGTGTGCCTTCATATCCTGCAGCAGCCACCCCTCAATCTGAGAATAGAAGGTAACTAATTCAACTTGTTTCCGAATATTTCATGCATCGAATAATGCTGTTCAACGACAATGAATTCGCCTCGTTTATAAAAAATGCACAGGATGAAAACACCAGAACCCTCAGCCTCAGGAAGGAAAACAGCTGGTCCTAAATGGCACATCTTGTCTGCAGTGTAAGTCCAAGTTTTTAACTAAAGCTGTCGCGTTTTTCATTGATTGGGAACAAATCATACTGAGATTAGGACGATAGTCGTGTATGAGCATGATGATTAGACCTTAAATCTTTATGATCAATGCAAGAATGTGAAACAATGGCTGTGGCTTGGGTTAATACTTAATAGCAATACTTGGGTTGATGTTATCAGCTGCTCGAAGTCGTTGTCAGCCTACAGGAATAAACTACAGTCACCAACTGTATCCACTCCCTTCATGCTGAGAACAGAAGAAAGAGCTGCAAAGAGAAAACAGGCAAGAAATGATGCTTGAGGACTTCCTGCCTATCTTTTTCTTGGATTTATAGCTTCTCGTCTTGCTGAAACATAATTTTTTACGAAAAAATCAGAAACTCGAGGAGAAATTCAATGCAACGGAGGTGCAGAAGACGCAGCAGAAGACATTAAAGGTTTAAATATTGGAAGCCAACAACAACTTTCATGTTCTCTCTTCTTCTGATTGTAGTATCAGTTGTTTCTGTGCTAAATGATCAAATGGATTGATTTTCTTTGCAGGAGAAAGCAGGAAATGAGTTTAGAAAACTAAGCTGTAGCCTCTGCTTCAAAGCTCGACCCTTGCCCGACTTCTACAAGGAAAGAGAAGCCCCAAATAATCAGACGAAAAAGGTACAGAAATGGATTGCAGTCTTGTGGTTTTACCAGATTTAGTCGCGTGTATCCTCTAAtggttgtttttgttttctaCATCGTGCAGCCTCCGGCAGCAGCACAACCACAGACAGCCGTATTAGGAAGAAGCGTTTCAAACAAGAAGCAGGGCACTATCTCaatgccgccgccgccgccgcctccaagAATCTTAGCCAAGACCAGGAATTTATCAAAGAAGAAAGTTGTGAACCAAAGCAAATTTCACAGTACATCACTATCTGAAAGAATGGCACATGAAAATGCTTCTCCGAATATCCAGCAGTGATCAGTGGATGTGCATAAAATTCTTTTTCATCTTCAAATTCAATTCGTCATTGTTTAATGTGCGAGATGTAatcttcttttatatatatacatgcctctctatatgtgtgtgtgtgtgtgttctgatGTTTAGAATTCAACCACAAGAAAATGAATTTCGTTATCTGTCTTTCAGTGTGGTATAGAATGATTTGTAGGTGTCTGAAATTTCTTGAAAATGGAATCTATGTCAAATACATGCAGCAGAAGATAGTAAAAAAGGTAACAAAATTTTCTCAAACTCAGTAGTCAATCAGCCAATCTACAATTGTACAGTAGTCATAACAGATTACAGAACCACCAATCATGACTAACCAACTTACACACTCACCTCGAATATATCTATAGATCAAACAATTGCTACAAAATCTCCATCAATTATTTTATCTATACTCTGTTTAAAACAATCTACATTGACATAACTAAAgactaattttcataattccgcATTTCATAAAAAACGCAGTATCAAGTTTGCCATACTAAAACATAGCGACTTCGGCTACCAGGCCCGAAAATCTCGGCGCTCGCGGAGTAGGTCTACACGATTCTACGGCTGGGCACAATTTTCTTGTTTCGACCATATCTTCCTTATCCGAAATTCGATTTGCAATTCATTGGGGCCCACGAATTCGtatcgagatgatatacaaTTTCATTTTGATCATTCTTCCTAATTCAATTTCAATATTTCTgcagatttcaccaaaatacgagcaaatatcatatttagaagataaaacaattcaagcacaaaacaactatcaaacatTCAATTCCCTacaaaattaacatcataagtacatattaaaaaatgagtgttatcattAGTACAAAACTTAAGGCTTTGAAGAGCTCTCTAAAGGAGTGGAATAGGGAGTCTTTTGGGAATATTGATCATGGAATCCATTTGTTGAAGGAGGAGCTGAATAAACTGGATATTATTGACGATACTTTTGGTCTTGAAGAGAGCGAGATCATCCGGAGAAACGAGATTAGAGCAAACCTGTTTATTCAAACAAAGCTGAAGATTAGCCTTCTTCGCCAGAAAGCTAAGGTGAACTGGATCCAGGAAGGAGACTTCAATTCAAGCTTTTATCACAAGTACATTgctagaagaagaaaaaagaatgaaatctCCGGGATGTTCTTCGATGACAGATGGATTGAGGAGCCGTCAGTTATCAAAGGCAGAATTAAGCAGCATTTCGAAAGGTTTTTTAAGAGCGCTAAGCGGGTTCTCCCTGTCTTGCCTACTGACTTCGCGACTCGAACGCTTTCAAGGGAAGACAAGCTTCAGTTAATCAGGCCATTCACAAGCGAAGAAATTAAACAAGCAATATGGAGTTGTGATGGGAATAAAAGCCCTGGTCCTGACGGGTTCAATTTTTCCTTCTGGAGGTCGTCATGGGAGATTATTAAGGAAGATCTCTTGCAAGTTCTTAAGGAATTCCACGGCAATGGAAAAATTCCTAGAGGGGGAAATTCATCCTTCATTGTCCTCATTCCAAAGAAGGAAGAAGCGTGCTCCTTAGACGACTTCAGACCGATCTCCCTCATCAGCAGTCTCTACAAGGTCATTGCAAAGATCCTCGCGAACAGGCTTAGGGTGGTTATGGATTCTATTATCTCCGACAATCAGAGTGCGTTCATTGGGGGGAGATACATTCTGGATAGCGTTGTGGTTCTTAATGAAGTGATTGCTGAGGCTAGGAGGAAAGGAGTGGaaagaattattttcaaaatcgaCTTCGCCAAGGCATTTGATTCAGTAGAATGGGATTATCTTGACTGCATGATGGATCGAATGAATTTCGACCCGCTGTGGAGAAGATGGATTAAAGGCTGCATCTCTTCGGCTTCGACGAATGTGCTGGTTAACGGCTCCCCTTCGGGAGAGTTCAGCTTGGAGAGAGGGCTTCGGCAAGGTGATCCGCTGTCCCCGTTTCTTTTTCTTATTGCCGCCGAAGGCCTCCACTCGCTTATCACAAGAGCGGTTGAAAGAAATCTGATTCAGCCGGCGCTCATTGGAAAAGAAAAGCTGAAGATTTCGCATCTTCAATATGCCGACGACACCATCTTTATCTTGGGGGACGACGAGAGAAACGCTGAGGCGGCTTCATTCATTTTGCAGCTTTTTCAACAAATTTCTAGATTGGCAGTCAACTTCGACAAAA contains:
- the LOC130987475 gene encoding protein WVD2-like 7; translated protein: MGDSACLLHGFSYASAVPNESKQGNHMHALGESISFGRFTADSLSWERWSTFPHKKYVEEAERYARPGSVAQKKAFFEAHYKRIAAQRAAAAALLEQENAANAQNEGLVAVNDDDDADHEVGKPDFVDLGSGNFKNRDVKRGDGGRISNGERERENGVVIGIEVSNVKRSHSVKRSNLENGAAVSAASESSETSQIEKPLLKHKSVDSEEVSSGMSKRRTGLSSMKASAHHKTRRIPSTPAKPIMTPQLNRESNANHSTRRPNVDALEGKRSSPKSLRALLSLGSFRESDRDLASKNKRAESSGLARSSSRTPNDCSTPFKTPAPASTKSGVPSYPAAATPQSENRRMKTPEPSASGRKTAGPKWHILSAVCSKSLSAYRNKLQSPTVSTPFMLRTEERAAKRKQKLEEKFNATEVQKTQQKTLKEKAGNEFRKLSCSLCFKARPLPDFYKEREAPNNQTKKPPAAAQPQTAVLGRSVSNKKQGTISMPPPPPPPRILAKTRNLSKKKVVNQSKFHSTSLSERMAHENASPNIQQ